A window of the Oncorhynchus keta strain PuntledgeMale-10-30-2019 chromosome 21, Oket_V2, whole genome shotgun sequence genome harbors these coding sequences:
- the LOC127910547 gene encoding tubulin monoglycylase TTLL3-like: MQRAVVQDLVEGCRGSFELYGADFMLGRDLRHWLLEINASPTMTPSMAITAHLCPAVQLYNLRVVLDRWVDPGAYTGGFQLIYKQVAVEVPQYLGVNLLLEGAPVRRLRPPTHRIPVIPETPLTTHTHTNHSGPEAEDKPSKPFIHRPSPCKDNQ, translated from the exons ATGCAGCGGGCGGTGGTACAGGACCTGGTGGAGGGGTGCAGGGGCAGCTTTGAGCTCTATGGAGCAGACTTCATGCTGGGTCGGGACCTAAGGCACTGGCTACTGGAGATCAATGCCAGCCCCACCATGACTCCCTCCATGGCCATCACTGCCCACCTCTGCCCTGctgtgcagctgtataacctcaGGGTGGTGCTGGACCGATGGGTGGACCCTGGTGCCTATACAGGGGGCTTTCAGCTCATCTACAAGCAG GTTGCAGTTGAAGTCCCTCAGTACTTGGGGGTAAACCTGCTGTTGGAGGGAGCCCCTGTAAGACGACTCCGACCGCCCACTCACAGAATCCCTGTCATCCCAGAAACccctctcaccacacacactcacaccaaccATTCAGGCCCAGAGGCAGAGGACAAACCCTCCAAACCCTTCATTCATAGACCATCCCCATGCAAAGATAACCAATAG